The genome window CGAGGGAGGGGCTACAAAGACAAAGGTCCGCCTCCCCTATGCCAACGGCCGACCGACATGCAGCTCATCGACGAGTGACCCGATGGATCATTTCGGGAGGGTGGGGGCAGTGTGGAGGGGGGGTGGGGCTTAAATCGGAAGCGGAGACATTTTTCAAAGACGTTAGCAACTCGGCGGCGATCGGGCGGGAGGGCCATCGGCGCGGCTCTACGGGTGAGGCTTGAAGGCGCCCCGGGCGGCGTTGGACGCGGCGTTGGCGGCCGCCGTCTGCACCGTCTTGTTGGACATGACGCCCGTGGCAAACTCCTGCTGGGCCTTCTCGAAGCTGGCGCCGGTGGTCCGGTACAGCGCGTGGACCTGCGGGTGGACGCCACAAGCTTTGGCTTTCCTCGGGGAGGCCCGGGCGCTCGGCGCTCGGCGATAGGCGGATCTTACCTTTTTAAACATGATGAGCGAGCCCACGGAGAGCGTGGTGAAGAGCGCGGCGATGAGTAACATGATGATGCCCACCGGGATGCTGGTGTTGAGGCCCATCAGAGCCGTGATCCAGCCGCTGGACGTCAAAGCAGAGAGCAACGGGTCGAGGTGTGTCGGAAGCTCCACCCACGGCGCCAGAAACGGAACAAACAACCCCCAACTCACCACGTGCCCCAGCCGGTGATACCGATGGTTTGGAGCACGTGAACTCCGAATTGGCAGATGTagacgaagaagaagacaaagaagCGGAAAGAACTGTCGCTCCTGCGGCGCAAAGGGAGAGAGCCAATGGCGCCCGTCGGCACGCCATTTCCAGACGACCCGAAAGGCGGGCGGGCGGCTCACCTGAAGGCGCCGTACAGCGGTCTGTACCAGCAGACGAAAGAGCAAGGCGTGAAGAGCAGGAACCACAACATGGCCAGGCCAAAGTCCACGCCGTGGGACGGGTCCACGCAGAACCACGCCAAGCAGCCAAACATGTTGACAAAGAGGGTGGCGGCGTGGACTGCGGAAAAGGcggatgatgacaataaaggcttttgattggatTGCAAAAGGCCGCCCCGCCGCCATCTGGCCGTCCGTCGCCGGCCAGCCGCCACGCGGACGCGCAAAGTGGCCGGCCGTGAGGACTCACATATCCACAGGTTGTACATGATCTTCACCGTCTTCTGGTATTGGATAGGAATATCCACCGCGATGTCATGGTAGAAACACGGCCCCACGGGGAACTTCTCTGGCACGGGAGGCCAGTTGTTCTTGCGACCTGTCGACGGACGAGGCCAAAGTTTGAGCCAAAATGGGACCCGAGCGAGCCCTGAATGGGCGACCCCTCCTGGAACCGGTAGGAGGACTGACCCGGTCCTCCGTGCGACTGTAGCTCTCGCTCCCTGCGGTCCAGCTCGGCCGCTTTCCTCTCCAACTCCTCCTGCCTCCTCAACAACTCGGCCTGAGCGCGCGTCTGCTCCTAACCGGGTCCAACAATGGAAGATGTTACCTCCGGTCCGGCGGGGCACGTGGCTCAACCGCCGGAAGCCAAAGAAACCACACAGCCGGGACAAAACGAATCCATTTGAGGCTTTTCACCTGCGTTTGTTGTTGCGAATACGCCGGGGGCTCCTCGGTGGGCTTCATGATGGCGGGTTGCGTGTTCTGCGGGGGCGCCGGCGCGGACTTGGGGTCGTTCCCGGGGGCAGCCtagagagggggaaaaatgtcGGGTTGCACGTAAACATTAATAttaagagaagaagaaaaagtttaTAGTTTACCGTTCtggcatctgtgaaggggttgTATTCTTCGAGACCACCGGGAGGAGTAGAGCGGGTCACCTCGGTCACCTGCGTCACCGAGGGATCCTGGCAGAGATGGAATTGGACGTTACATTACATCATAAGATGTAATTTCCACACTTTTCCGAGAAACTCTGGGCTGCAACCACTGTGTATTTTTGGATGTACTCATTTCGTTTGACTAGCTTTTTATCATTCTAtacatcaggggtagggaacctatggctcgggagccacatgtggttctttccatgggtgcatctggctcttcgctaacctgtgagctaaaatatggaacccgctggtgacagaactgagatactacgtccagtgctgctttaatcttctttttttgcattagactctgctaaaatgtatactctcattgattagcaactgcataagaatgttgtcaaaagtattcttttttttccactttaaaagtggtgaaatgactaaaataaaagacacccattcacatgtatttgacttttaaattcggagtatggctctcaaagaataacattagaaaaatgaattgtttatggctctctttgtcaaaaaggttcccgacccctgctatacatgATAACATGTTATATAATACAGCAAGTAATACATTGATCCATAATATTGATTTCTTGttttaaatgagcaaaaatattattttgctcCGTAAAGGGTCTAAAACTCTAAAGTTTAGACTCTGCAACTATCCAAAGATTCGACTGTATGTGACGTCGGTGGGCTACTTGGTTCCCATTGGCTCACAGCAAGCTTGACGCATCTACCTCTCTATTTAAGGAATCTTATCTACGGGCGAGCCGGGCGAGCCAACAACCAACATGGCTGCCAGCTTACGTGCCCTCGAGTGCCAATCACAAGCTAGTAGTCATGCATGGGATTCCAATGTGAAAAGTTTTCATCCAATCACCAATCAGAATTGATTGGAAACAGCTGACACTTTGGCCACaagctctcctttcgttgtggTGAGCGGGTGCCGACAGGAGGCCACTGCGACAGGTAAGAAGGCGAACGCACAACGGCGTCATTTACGgggacaaaaaaatgccattgaaACGATTCGAGCACATCTGCTGCAGTATTCCGACCATTTAGCTCCAATGTCGACTTTTCTAGTTCAAGTCCATGACTTCAAACTCCGATAAACTCGCGCCCATGTTTCCGGAAGTGACGTTGCGACTGTCAGACTACCGGACAGCTTTCGAGTGTCCACCGAAGGCCCCGAATTGTATGAAATGGCCTCCGTCCGCCGGTTATTTCCCGGCTTCTTATGTTTCCCCCGCCATGATGAGTTTGCGAGCCAACCTGGAGAGTGATTAAGCAACCCTcgttgaaaacaaaacaccgAGAGACGTTCGCAAAGCCACTGTATGCGTAATGCTAACACGGCTAGCTATGTTACGGCCGTCGGCTGACTAATGTCAACTAGCCGTGTCGTCGGTCGCGTTCCCATCCCACAATGAATTGAGTCCAGTAGGTAGCCGGCCGTCCGGCCGATGTTGACACCGAGGCACCCAAAACTAACAAGGCAGGGAGCTTGCTAACCAAGCTTCACTTACCTGAAACGGATTGTTGAAATCCGGGTCGGCGAACGGGTTGCTGTCAAAGTCGGACATTTTCGCAGCCGGTTAGTCTTTCCGGTGACTCAAGTGGGGCCCGATCTGCCTCACTGGCTATATTTGTTTCCCTGGCTTTTGGCTGCCGCCTGCGGTTTATTTCGcctcccgtccgtccgtcggtcCACccgctagccaagaacaaatcGCGAACGCGAGCGTGACGTCACGCGTTCAGCACCGCGGAGAGCGTGACGTCACGCCCGCCGCCGTGAGACAACAACAGTATTCGCacacgtcattttttttttttactagacgTCGGAACAATCCGTGAGAATTGGTGTGACTTCTATTTTGACTCGGGCTAGTATTGAAATCAGCTCCACCCCGGCGTATAGAGGGAAGGTCACGTGACCAAATCCGGCCGTGAGCGAGCGCTAGCTGTGCGATGCAACTACCGAAAACTTGTGCCTCCTGCGTCAACCGAGCCTTTGTTTTCACTATTTAGATAGACAGACACAAATGTTGGGTAAAAAGGTCAAAAAGCCGGGCACGACTTCTCAAGGTGCAATGCTTTTTGTATACTAAAAGCACAGTTGGGactccttcaaaataaaaccccTGCGGTCAAAACATTCAAGCGATAGGATTGGTTCAGCCAAGTGTCATTTGCCGTATCGATTGTATAGCATTAACTGTATATGCTATTGCAGTATCGAGGTGATATGCTGAACCGAAATTGCCAGGCACGGTCCAAGTGATTGGAATGTCCCGTTCTTCATTTGTAGTTTTAATTTTTCCTTATTCTTCCTGTTTGGGATTGGCTCAAACTGAAAAGGCCGAATAGTTAGATAGAACTAAAGCATATGGAATCAACACATCAATTCAAACTGGAGTTtggtgatttttgttgttgttgttcatctGGTATCTTTGGCTAAAGGGTAAATGTAATTGCGTACTGCGTATTTATTCAAATGTGTAAAAGATAGGGGTGTTGAATATTTTTGCACCCGAGTTAGGTCCAAGTGACTGACAATTTATTAAAGgacatccaaataaaaaaatgaaatcaatttgGAAGAagattcatgtattttttttgttcaaaagaaCCCCTTTGCGTGGGCCTGTATTGTTTTCATGGTGTCTTTATTCATTGAGTGGATTATTCATTGACATGACATatgtggatttttctttttcacagtgaGTCCGGACCTGTTTTTTGTGTCGCTGCCAAGACGCGGCTGCCCGGATTGCGTGCGATGGTGAGTACCGAGCATCTTTGAATATTTCTCGTTTTTAGCGGAAAAGCGCTCTTCAAACAAAACGTGGGCTAATTTCTTAGGACATCGGACAGACTTCTTTTGATTGGGAAGCGCTCAAATTGAAAGCATGCCACAGCCTTTTTAAGAGGGTCGCTCATAAACGTGACTTGCTCTTCAAAGTATCGCACGTGGCGTGGAGAGTACTTTTCACTGCTTGACTCAAATATTGCGCCCGCTTGGTACCGTGTAGTATTTTCGCAAGTGTTGTAGGTCAAACGCGACAGCCGCCTTCCTCCGTGCGATAGTAATGAGGACGTTAATGGCGCTGGCGCTAATTATGATGAGGATGATTAGCGGCGGAAGCATCTGCTGTGTCGATGATCTCCGCTGCCAATGACGATGATCGCTTTCATCATAACGACCATGATGACTTGTTTCTTCTCGTCAAAATCAGCGCCTTATCTTATCGTACGTCGCCTCCTTTTCTTTTGGGCCCGAAAGCCGCGCTTTTCGCGCTCTCCACTTGGGGGCGCTAGAGGGCCGCTCGCCAGCGCGCGCACCTCTCTTTTGccacaacctttttttttcttcttctttttcttcttttttttcttccctcattTGCCtccaatttattttcattcaaacgaAGGGTGACCATGTGAAGAACATCAGATGAGTTGACAGCCTGTAAATGTGATTTAAACATTTAAGCACCATTTACCCAGATTAAGTTTCAATTGGAGAACAAATGCTATTAGGTGAAAATCTTACAGTAAGCCGCCAACGACGGGGCCCACGCCATTCCCCATTTTCCCGTTCTTTTGACCTCGCGGCCGGCATTGGGACGAAAGGCGCTGCTACTCGCTAAGCCTGATTAAAGGCTGGCGTTTGGCGGCGGTGGAGTCCATCTGCAATTTTGTCCGTCTGCCCGGAGTGCTGgatggcgattttttttttttttaggccgtGCCCGTTGACGGCCTCTAAATAAATACGCGGGGGCCGGGCCACGCTGGGCCGGGCCACGCCGCGCCACGCATTCATTCCCATTGTGCCATCCCGCTCTCGGTGTCGGTTCCTCCCTTAATGTGGTGGTATTAATGGACCCGATCGCAGCTTCGATGAATAATCAATGGTCAGCGGTGTGCGACCGCGGTGCCGAGACCTTGAGCGAAAGGGAAAATTTCCTCATGGGACCATGGCGCCCGCTCACACACGGGCACGGGCacgggcacacacacacacacacctggagGCCCTCCCTAATCAGCACTCTAATGCTTTAGAATCTGTCGCACGCTTTGTTTGCCGCACAATGTGAAAGATAAACAAGCGCCCGCCGCTCTGTGTACGCACTGATCATGCGTGTCTTTCGACGTGACGGCGCCCTCCCGCCCTCCTTCTCCGACTCCGATACTACCGaggcgcgtgcgtgcgtgcgtgcgtgcgcgcccCCGCGTGCGGGGAAACAGCCACTTTGGCTAATAGCTGCTACATTAGTCTCCTAACCAGCTGGTCATGGCCATTTAGAAATGTTCATTAGGTCGGCGACCAGAGTGGATAGGTGCGATAGTTGACTCTCCGTCGAGCGAGGACGGGTGGCGAAGGCAGGGAGAAGTCGGCGGCGGTGTCGGCGGTGGCGATGGCGGCAAAGTCATTCACCCGCCAACTTGACGACCAAGTGTTAAAAGCCGCGGATGCAATTATCCCCAGATTGCCCCGAATTAGAACCTGGCGTATAATTACATCTCATTAATGTCTATGAGTGTTATTTTAGAGTTGTGAAAGGTTGGATAAGCAGGACTTGCTATTATGGCTTATTAATGCCCCGACATCTGGCAGCGTCCTCGCTGGCAGTTAGCTGATGAGCCAGTCAGCGAGCGACCCGGCCACCGGGATACCGACCCACCGACCCACCGACGCCACATTTCAATATTATTGCGTTCGTATGGCCAAATCGCTCATTCCAAATGCAATAAGGCCATGTGGCCTTTCTTCTTTGAATGCGTCAAACCTTTGCCTTTCAGATTGTTTTGGGGGGGACCCTATTTAACAATAGTAGGTCATCAACAATCAAAGGCTCATCCTAAAAGATCAATTGTCACATTGATTTATTTGgcgcttgaaaaaaaaatccaagcaaCGTCGCTTAGATGCAAATCTACGTTCGTTGGAGCTTTCTCAAACCGGCTGCTTATATTTGCTCATCCCCAAAAATAGTAATTTCTTTGTGGATTAAATTTGAAGGAAGGCAACTAAAATGGCCTCCAATTTCACAATGATATACgataggtaaaaaaacaaaaatctctaTGCGTCACTCAAAAACATGG of Stigmatopora argus isolate UIUO_Sarg chromosome 5, RoL_Sarg_1.0, whole genome shotgun sequence contains these proteins:
- the scamp1 gene encoding secretory carrier-associated membrane protein 1 — protein: MSDFDSNPFADPDFNNPFQDPSVTQVTEVTRSTPPGGLEEYNPFTDARTAAPGNDPKSAPAPPQNTQPAIMKPTEEPPAYSQQQTQEQTRAQAELLRRQEELERKAAELDRRERELQSHGGPGRKNNWPPVPEKFPVGPCFYHDIAVDIPIQYQKTVKIMYNLWIFHAATLFVNMFGCLAWFCVDPSHGVDFGLAMLWFLLFTPCSFVCWYRPLYGAFRSDSSFRFFVFFFVYICQFGVHVLQTIGITGWGTCGWITALMGLNTSIPVGIIMLLIAALFTTLSVGSLIMFKKVHALYRTTGASFEKAQQEFATGVMSNKTVQTAAANAASNAARGAFKPHP